From the genome of Streptomyces sp. V1I1, one region includes:
- a CDS encoding VCBS repeat-containing protein, translating to MSFDESTRPDLDNAVSSIDLGPEADDFCGSESRFTVYQWDNQPKPRPAGLPVNGAFGDANGDGYADLFSRNKFGQLWTSPVYEATGQTRLVGAGWNSMTKLTRYGDYNQDGEDLFARDSAGVLWFYPGRGDGTFGTRVKVGAGWNTMREISAASDLTGDGRRDLLARDTAGVLWTYPGNGKGALGVRKKVGGGWNVMNRLASPGDLTGDGKADLLARHGARALWLYPGNGQGAFGTRKKLPYAWPADQPVMATGDVNGDGLSDIMRPIDYQLFLYHGNGAGGISGPNADMLWDSAPNVRVL from the coding sequence GTGTCCTTCGACGAGAGCACGAGGCCCGACCTCGACAACGCCGTCAGCTCCATCGACCTGGGTCCCGAGGCGGACGACTTCTGCGGGTCCGAGAGCCGGTTCACGGTCTACCAGTGGGACAACCAGCCCAAGCCCCGCCCCGCCGGGCTGCCGGTCAACGGCGCCTTCGGCGATGCCAACGGCGACGGGTATGCCGATCTGTTCTCCCGCAACAAGTTCGGGCAGCTGTGGACGTCCCCCGTCTACGAGGCCACGGGGCAGACCCGGCTTGTCGGGGCCGGCTGGAACTCCATGACCAAGCTCACCCGGTACGGCGACTACAACCAAGACGGGGAGGACCTGTTCGCCCGGGACAGCGCCGGGGTGCTGTGGTTCTACCCCGGCAGGGGCGACGGCACCTTCGGTACGAGAGTGAAGGTCGGCGCGGGCTGGAACACCATGCGCGAGATCAGCGCGGCCAGTGACCTGACCGGCGACGGCCGCCGTGACCTGCTCGCCCGCGACACGGCCGGTGTGCTGTGGACGTACCCGGGCAACGGCAAGGGCGCCCTCGGCGTCCGCAAGAAGGTCGGCGGCGGCTGGAACGTCATGAACCGGCTCGCCTCGCCCGGCGATCTGACCGGTGACGGCAAGGCCGACCTGCTGGCCCGCCACGGAGCGCGGGCGCTGTGGCTGTACCCCGGCAACGGCCAGGGCGCCTTCGGCACGCGCAAGAAGCTCCCGTACGCCTGGCCCGCCGACCAGCCGGTCATGGCCACCGGTGACGTGAACGGTGACGGGCTGTCCGACATCATGCGGCCTATCGACTACCAGCTGTTCCTCTACCACGGGAACGGGGCCGGCGGGATCAGCGGCCCGAACGCAGACATGCTCTGGGACTCCGCGCCCAACGTCCGCGTCTTGTGA
- a CDS encoding YnfA family protein has product MLVVRSASLFLLAALFEIGGAWLVWQGFREHRGWIWIGAGVIALGAYGFVATLQPEGEFGRVLAAYGGVFVAGSIAWGMVADGYRPDRWDVIGALVCLAGMAVIMYAPRGR; this is encoded by the coding sequence ATGCTCGTCGTCCGTTCCGCCTCTCTCTTCCTCCTCGCCGCCCTCTTCGAGATCGGCGGCGCCTGGCTCGTCTGGCAGGGGTTCCGGGAACACCGGGGCTGGATCTGGATCGGCGCGGGGGTCATCGCCCTCGGTGCGTACGGCTTTGTGGCCACACTCCAGCCGGAGGGCGAGTTCGGCCGCGTCCTCGCCGCGTACGGCGGAGTCTTCGTCGCGGGCTCCATCGCCTGGGGGATGGTCGCGGACGGCTACCGCCCGGACCGGTGGGACGTGATCGGCGCGCTGGTCTGCCTCGCGGGCATGGCTGTGATCATGTACGCCCCGCGGGGCCGCTGA
- a CDS encoding SDR family NAD(P)-dependent oxidoreductase, whose translation MTAAGTAVAVITGASSGIGAATARRLAAAGYHVVLTARRKDRIEALAEELTGAGHRATAYVLDVTDRPAVDDFAASLDRCDVLVNNAGGALGADPVATGDPADWRQMFEVNVIGTLNTTQALLPALTAGGDGTVVIISSTAGHSTYEGGGGYVAAKHGAHVLAETLRLEIVGTPVRVIEIAPGMVKTEEFATTRFRGDEEKAAKVYAGVAEPLTADDVADTITWAVTRPSHVNIDLLVVRPRAQASNSKVHREL comes from the coding sequence ATGACCGCCGCTGGGACCGCCGTCGCCGTCATCACCGGAGCCAGCAGCGGCATCGGCGCCGCCACCGCACGTCGGCTCGCGGCCGCCGGCTACCACGTCGTCCTCACCGCCCGCCGCAAGGACCGCATCGAAGCGCTCGCCGAAGAGCTCACCGGCGCGGGCCACCGGGCCACCGCATACGTCCTCGACGTCACCGACCGCCCGGCCGTCGACGACTTCGCCGCGTCCCTCGACCGCTGCGACGTCCTCGTCAACAACGCGGGCGGCGCACTCGGCGCGGACCCCGTCGCCACCGGCGACCCCGCCGACTGGCGCCAGATGTTCGAGGTCAACGTGATTGGCACCCTCAACACGACGCAGGCCCTGCTCCCGGCCCTCACCGCCGGCGGCGACGGCACCGTTGTGATCATCTCCTCCACCGCGGGCCACTCCACCTACGAGGGAGGCGGGGGCTATGTCGCGGCCAAGCACGGTGCCCACGTCCTCGCCGAGACCCTCCGCCTGGAGATCGTCGGCACCCCGGTCCGCGTGATCGAGATCGCCCCCGGCATGGTCAAGACCGAGGAGTTCGCCACGACCCGCTTCCGCGGCGACGAGGAGAAGGCCGCGAAGGTCTACGCGGGCGTGGCCGAGCCCCTCACCGCCGACGACGTCGCCGACACCATCACCTGGGCGGTCACCCGCCCCTCCCACGTGAACATCGACCTGCTGGTGGTCCGCCCCCGCGCCCAGGCCTCCAACTCCAAGGTCCACAGGGAGCTGTGA
- a CDS encoding MarR family winged helix-turn-helix transcriptional regulator, with protein MTQKNAAGRGRLMDELSTASRRYMASYALFNQALADHLRLHPTDLQCLNLLGLEPGPVTTGRVAELTGLTTGSATRLADRLERAGYVTRERDAEDRRRVLVTLVPERMAEFGAVWQKLNGSWFAMFDAYSDEEIALLTAHMRRTVELSAAQVERLREGEL; from the coding sequence ATGACGCAGAAGAATGCGGCCGGGCGCGGCAGGCTGATGGACGAGCTGTCCACCGCCTCGCGCCGCTACATGGCCTCGTACGCGCTGTTCAACCAGGCTCTCGCCGACCATCTGCGGCTCCACCCCACTGATCTGCAGTGCCTCAACCTGCTGGGGCTCGAACCCGGTCCGGTCACCACCGGCCGGGTCGCCGAGCTGACCGGGCTGACCACCGGGTCCGCGACGCGGCTCGCCGACCGGCTGGAGCGGGCGGGGTATGTCACGCGTGAGCGTGACGCCGAGGACCGGCGGCGGGTGCTGGTCACGCTGGTGCCCGAGCGGATGGCGGAGTTCGGCGCGGTGTGGCAGAAGCTGAACGGCTCCTGGTTCGCCATGTTCGACGCGTACAGCGACGAGGAGATCGCCCTCCTCACCGCACATATGCGGCGGACCGTGGAGCTCAGCGCCGCGCAGGTCGAGCGCCTGCGGGAAGGTGAGCTGTAA